The proteins below come from a single Eucalyptus grandis isolate ANBG69807.140 chromosome 3, ASM1654582v1, whole genome shotgun sequence genomic window:
- the LOC120291580 gene encoding plant intracellular Ras-group-related LRR protein 4-like — MLQLTGFQPKGPLCLVYDKLPPIPPSIGKLGELVELTCHLSIKELPESIGGINKLKFLRLTNSKIKRLPSSIGKLQSLQEFNAYGSTSLEGEIHVDKGGLSSLKTLNLSFTKISGLPENLDQLSSLERLGLRSCGELESLPKPPCSLSIPGLTCRSNELPSLSPHLKHLFKASLPSKEAHACMSLQSIPELPSYIQKLYIWGCPKLDRFPKLSDLEFLSKLVLMDCYRLKKLDGLEALKTLRELNLCTRPMLIIQGTTISNLEFEKVDNLHVIRGLEKLGSLEWLDISGREHIQVLDLSKSEHLKCLDVCYCESLVEIRCPSKFWSTLIGMGASHSEITGLFTSIWLDFDEE, encoded by the coding sequence ATGCTTCAACTTACTGGGTTTCAACCCAAAGGGCCGCTTTGTTTGGTTTATGACAAGTTGCCACCAATCCCTCCTTCAATTGGGAAGTTGGGAGAGTTGGTTGAGCTGACTTGTCATTTATCAATTAAGGAATTGCCCGAATCTATTGGGGgaattaacaaattgaaatttttgagaCTTACTAATAGCAAGATAAAAAGGTTACCGAGCTCTATCGGAAAATTGCAAAGCCTCCAAGAGTTTAATGCCTACGGAAGCACAAGCCTAGAAGGAGAAATTCATGTTGATAAAGGTGGATTGTCTTCTCTAAAGACCCTTAATTTaagttttacaaaaatttctgGCTTGCCGGAAAACTTAGATCAGCTTTCTTCTCTCGAGCGCCTCGGTCTAAGGTCATGTGGAGAGCTTGAGTCACTCCCAAAACCTCCTTGTAGCTTATCAATCCCCGGGCTCACCTGTCGGAGCAATGAGCTGCCATCGCTCTCACCTCACCTCAAGCATCTCTTCAAAGCATCTCTACCTTCTAAAGAAGCTCATGCTTGCATGTCTCTTCAAAGCATCCCAGAGCTTCCCTCCTACATACAGAAGCTTTACATTTGGGGATGTCCTAAATTGGACAGGTTCCCAAAGCTTTccgatttggaatttttgtcgAAATTAGTGCTCATGGATTGCTATAGGCTGAAGAAATTGGATGGACTGGAAGCTTTAAAAACCCTTAGAGAGTTGAACCTATGCACACGGCCAATGCTTATTATCCAAGGTACGACGATTTCCAACCTCGAGTTTGAAAAGGTAGATAATCTTCATGTGATACGAGGCCTTGAAAAATTGGGATCTTTGGAATGGTTGGATATCTCCGGGCGCGAGCACATCCAAGTTCTGGACCTTTCAAAGTCGGAGCATCTGAAGTGTTTGGATGTTTGTTATTGCGAAAGCTTAGTTGAAATTCGCTGCCCTAGTAAATTCTGGAGCACTTTGATAGGGATGGGTGCGAGTCACTCAGAAATTACCGGACTTTTTACCTCGATATGGTTGGATTTTGATGAGGAATGA